In Bacillota bacterium, one DNA window encodes the following:
- the pheA gene encoding prephenate dehydratase, producing the protein MTLHDLRKEIDQIDEQILQLLNRRAELAQQIGKMKMRSRTQFFTPEREQQIYRRLSQINRGPLSNQQLRAIFREIISAARALEKPLVIAYWGPPGTFSHQAGVTKFGTSCEFVPVDSIQDVFHEVERSSADYGVVPVENSTAGVIPETLDQFVHTNLKICSELYVPIAYYLVSLTTLENVKRVYTGAQPREQCKQWLRQHLPGIEIVEVSTTARAAEMAKEDPESAAVTNALAAQMYDVPIICEHIEDNPHNRTRFLIIGYNEPEPTGKDKTSLLFSVHNRPGALFRAMAAFEMYNVNMTMIESRPTKLVPGEYIFYVDVQGHIRDAPVAKALTALRERSLYVTVLGSYPEAE; encoded by the coding sequence GTGACTTTGCACGACCTCCGTAAAGAGATTGACCAGATAGACGAGCAAATCCTGCAGCTGCTGAACCGACGGGCGGAGCTGGCACAGCAGATTGGCAAGATGAAGATGCGCTCGCGCACGCAGTTCTTCACGCCCGAACGGGAACAGCAGATATACCGTCGCCTGAGCCAGATCAACAGGGGACCGCTTTCCAACCAGCAACTGCGCGCCATCTTCCGGGAGATTATCTCCGCGGCGCGCGCTCTGGAGAAGCCTCTGGTCATCGCTTACTGGGGACCACCGGGCACCTTCAGCCACCAGGCAGGCGTTACCAAGTTCGGCACCAGCTGCGAGTTCGTGCCGGTAGACTCCATTCAGGACGTTTTCCACGAGGTGGAACGTTCGAGCGCGGACTATGGTGTGGTGCCGGTGGAAAACTCCACGGCCGGCGTCATCCCCGAAACTTTAGATCAGTTCGTGCACACCAACCTGAAAATCTGTTCGGAGCTGTACGTGCCTATTGCCTACTATCTGGTATCGCTCACCACTCTGGAGAACGTGAAGCGGGTGTACACAGGCGCACAGCCCCGCGAGCAGTGCAAACAATGGCTGCGCCAGCACTTACCCGGCATTGAAATCGTCGAAGTCTCCACCACCGCTCGCGCGGCAGAGATGGCGAAAGAGGACCCCGAATCCGCGGCGGTCACCAACGCCCTTGCGGCGCAGATGTATGACGTGCCCATCATCTGCGAACACATTGAAGACAACCCGCATAACCGCACCCGATTCCTGATTATCGGCTACAATGAGCCCGAGCCGACCGGTAAAGATAAAACCTCGCTACTGTTCTCGGTACACAACCGCCCGGGCGCGCTGTTCCGTGCGATGGCGGCGTTCGAGATGTACAACGTGAACATGACCATGATCGAGAGTCGCCCGACCAAACTTGTGCCGGGCGAGTATATCTTCTATGTGGACGTTCAGGGACACATCAGGGATGCCCCCGTCGCCAAGGCGCTGACGGCGCTGCGAGAGAGAAGCCTTTATGTGACCGTGCTGGGCTCTTATCCGGAGGCGGAGTAG
- the accD gene encoding acetyl-CoA carboxylase, carboxyltransferase subunit beta, whose product MQRGWFARRSPAERVAMDEMNDAWVKCNGCQQILFARDFERNLKVCPRCGHHHRLSARERIALLADPDSFVERDAEVVSADPLGFPEYADKLSKGRANSGLPEAMVSGTCTLSGIPIVLAVADFAFMGGSMGSAVGEKVARAMEYALEQRLPIVTCSTSGGARMQEGLLSLMQMAKTCAAAARLHEAGIPFVSVLTDPTMAGVLASYASVGDVVIAEPGALIGFAGQRVAQQAQVVKPPPNFQTAEFQLEHGMVDIVVPRKELKHTLHRVLRFFTGG is encoded by the coding sequence ATGCAAAGGGGATGGTTCGCAAGGCGAAGCCCGGCGGAAAGGGTGGCGATGGATGAGATGAACGATGCGTGGGTGAAATGCAACGGGTGTCAGCAGATTCTGTTTGCCCGCGACTTCGAAAGGAACCTGAAGGTTTGTCCGCGCTGCGGACATCACCATCGGCTTTCTGCTCGCGAGCGCATCGCACTGCTGGCAGACCCGGACAGTTTTGTGGAGCGGGACGCCGAGGTGGTTTCCGCCGACCCGCTGGGCTTCCCCGAATATGCGGACAAACTGAGCAAAGGCAGGGCAAACTCGGGACTGCCGGAAGCGATGGTCAGTGGAACCTGCACGCTGTCGGGCATTCCGATTGTGCTGGCAGTGGCGGACTTCGCCTTCATGGGCGGCAGTATGGGCAGCGCGGTGGGTGAAAAAGTAGCACGGGCGATGGAATACGCCCTGGAACAGCGGCTTCCGATAGTGACCTGCTCCACATCTGGCGGGGCGCGGATGCAGGAAGGCTTGCTCTCGCTGATGCAGATGGCGAAGACCTGCGCAGCCGCGGCGCGACTGCATGAGGCGGGAATACCCTTTGTCAGTGTGCTGACCGACCCCACGATGGCAGGGGTGCTGGCAAGCTACGCTTCGGTGGGCGATGTGGTCATCGCCGAGCCGGGCGCGCTCATCGGGTTCGCCGGGCAAAGGGTGGCGCAACAGGCGCAAGTGGTGAAACCGCCGCCCAACTTCCAGACGGCGGAGTTCCAGCTGGAGCATGGCATGGTGGACATCGTGGTGCCGCGCAAGGAGCTGAAACACACGCTTCACAGGGTGCTTCGTTTTTTCACAGGGGGGTAG
- a CDS encoding acetyl-CoA carboxylase carboxyltransferase subunit alpha: MRTVLDFEKPIAELDANIEALKRITAEQGIDKSEEIAALERDRERLLREIFHNLTPWDRTLLARHPQRPYTLDYIRVIFDDFIELHGDRQFGDDGAIIGGMAWLNEKPVMVIGQQKGRDLKERQRRNFGMAKPEGYRKALRLMHLAEKFGRPVITFVDTPAADPGVESESRGISEAIARNLREMIALKVPIVSVVIGEGGSGGALGIAVADRVLMQEYAIYSVIPPEGCAAILWRDPKRAPEAAEALKLTAHDALRFGVVDEVIEEPLGGAHRDPLAAAQIVKEALLRHLPPLQKMAVSKLRESRYERYRNLGVWQSALE, from the coding sequence GTGCGAACGGTTCTGGACTTCGAAAAGCCAATCGCCGAGCTGGACGCCAACATCGAGGCACTGAAGCGCATCACGGCGGAGCAGGGGATCGACAAAAGCGAGGAGATTGCCGCGCTCGAGCGAGACCGCGAGCGGCTGCTGCGAGAGATATTTCACAACCTGACGCCCTGGGACCGCACTTTGCTGGCACGCCATCCGCAGCGACCCTACACGCTGGACTATATCCGGGTGATTTTCGACGACTTCATCGAGCTGCACGGCGACCGGCAGTTCGGCGATGACGGTGCCATCATCGGGGGCATGGCATGGCTCAACGAGAAACCGGTGATGGTGATCGGACAGCAGAAGGGGCGCGACCTCAAGGAGCGTCAGCGACGTAACTTCGGCATGGCGAAGCCGGAGGGCTATCGGAAAGCGCTTCGGTTGATGCATCTGGCGGAAAAGTTCGGGCGGCCGGTGATTACTTTTGTGGACACCCCCGCTGCAGACCCGGGAGTGGAATCGGAGAGCCGGGGCATCAGCGAAGCCATCGCTCGCAACCTGCGCGAGATGATTGCCCTGAAAGTGCCCATCGTGTCGGTGGTCATCGGGGAGGGGGGTAGCGGCGGCGCGCTGGGCATTGCCGTTGCAGACCGCGTGTTGATGCAGGAATACGCTATCTACTCGGTCATCCCGCCCGAGGGCTGCGCGGCCATTCTGTGGCGCGACCCCAAGCGTGCTCCTGAGGCGGCAGAGGCATTGAAGCTCACCGCTCACGATGCGCTGCGCTTTGGCGTGGTGGACGAGGTGATTGAAGAGCCGCTGGGCGGGGCACATCGCGACCCGCTGGCGGCGGCACAGATTGTGAAGGAGGCGTTGCTCAGGCATTTGCCGCCACTGCAGAAGATGGCGGTGAGCAAACTGCGCGAAAGCCGTTACGAGCGGTATCGTAACCTGGGCGTTTGGCAAAGCGCTCTGGAGTAG
- a CDS encoding alpha-L-rhamnosidase, protein MRVSIEAYPFAEQTKDRPWDERGIWRARWIAHPEPPEPPYVLAFRNRFRAEREETVRIHVSADERYELYLDGERIGRGPERGDRHHWFFETYDLPLTRGEHVLVARVWVLGELAPIAQMTLRPQGFVLCPQQPEWDNALATGVAGWEVKRLRGFNPFSAFGGWFTGATLHVDGNLVEWGFERGEGEGWLPARALQPAISMHRGDRLPEHVLQPATLPPMMERAWQNARVRFVAKLESDSTAQIPIRLSEHLAGEAEGWQHLLEGKSALTIAPQSARRVIIDLQDYVCAYPEVVLSGGKGASVRIHWQEALYEDPRGSVKGNRDEIDGKYFCMVWHLKDGFGDTFVTDGGRGRRFDSHWWRAGRYVEVVVRTADEPLTIDSLRFLETRYPMEPESTFTADDPRIAPITRVSVRAWQMCAHETYMDCPFFEQLMYVGDTRLQVLVTYALTRDDRLPRKALLMFDSSRINIGITQSRYPSRWEQVIPPFSLWWVAMVFDYAMWRDDLRFVRERMPGVRSVMEAHLAHLSQEGLFRCLDGWNYADWVGSWRNGIPPATEGISGVHHWHLVYTLNLWAQLENMVGEPELAQRALRLRDRLAEVAVNAFWNEQRGLFADDLSHQHFSEHTQCLAILSGCLPPERQARLAQTLTQSNNLAKTTIYFSHYLFETLRVLKRPDLILQRLDEWYRLTQNGLKTTIESPEPTRSDCHAWGAHPVFHFYASLLGIRPAAPSFAQVTIEPQLGHLTRAEGRLVHPRGEISVRCQRDGKTLQVEVLLPEGVTGTLVAGETRTPVPEGYSGHEVPTGGGGR, encoded by the coding sequence ATGCGCGTTTCTATTGAGGCATATCCCTTCGCGGAGCAGACCAAAGACCGCCCTTGGGACGAGAGAGGCATCTGGCGAGCCCGCTGGATAGCCCATCCCGAACCGCCTGAACCGCCATACGTGCTCGCCTTCCGCAACCGCTTCCGCGCGGAACGTGAGGAGACGGTACGCATACACGTCTCCGCCGATGAACGCTACGAGCTGTATCTGGACGGTGAGCGCATCGGCAGGGGACCCGAGCGCGGCGACCGTCATCACTGGTTCTTCGAGACTTACGACCTGCCGCTCACCCGTGGCGAGCATGTGCTGGTAGCGCGGGTGTGGGTGTTGGGGGAGCTCGCTCCCATTGCCCAGATGACCCTGCGCCCGCAGGGCTTCGTGCTTTGCCCACAGCAGCCCGAATGGGACAACGCGCTCGCAACCGGTGTTGCCGGGTGGGAGGTGAAGCGGTTGCGGGGCTTCAACCCCTTCTCGGCGTTTGGCGGCTGGTTCACCGGCGCGACGTTACACGTGGACGGCAATCTGGTGGAATGGGGCTTCGAGCGCGGCGAAGGCGAGGGATGGTTGCCCGCCCGGGCGTTGCAGCCCGCCATCTCCATGCATCGCGGCGACCGCCTGCCCGAACACGTGCTGCAACCCGCCACCCTGCCTCCAATGATGGAGCGCGCATGGCAGAACGCCCGGGTGCGTTTCGTGGCAAAACTCGAATCCGACAGCACCGCCCAAATCCCCATCCGCTTGTCCGAACATCTCGCCGGGGAGGCGGAGGGCTGGCAGCACCTGCTGGAGGGAAAGTCGGCTCTCACCATCGCTCCGCAGTCGGCGCGACGGGTGATCATCGACCTGCAGGACTACGTGTGCGCCTATCCGGAGGTGGTGCTGAGCGGGGGTAAAGGAGCGTCGGTGCGCATCCACTGGCAGGAGGCGTTGTATGAAGACCCGCGCGGCAGCGTCAAGGGCAACCGCGACGAGATCGACGGCAAGTATTTCTGCATGGTATGGCACCTGAAGGATGGCTTCGGAGATACCTTCGTCACCGATGGCGGCAGAGGACGACGGTTCGACAGTCACTGGTGGCGGGCAGGACGTTATGTGGAGGTGGTGGTGCGCACGGCGGACGAGCCTTTGACCATCGATAGCCTGCGCTTTCTGGAAACACGCTACCCGATGGAACCGGAAAGCACCTTCACTGCCGACGACCCGCGTATCGCCCCCATCACCCGCGTCAGTGTACGTGCCTGGCAGATGTGCGCCCACGAGACGTATATGGACTGTCCCTTCTTCGAGCAGCTGATGTACGTGGGCGACACGCGCCTGCAGGTGCTGGTGACCTACGCCCTCACCCGCGATGACCGCCTGCCGCGCAAGGCGCTGCTGATGTTCGACTCGTCGCGCATTAACATCGGCATCACGCAGTCGCGCTATCCATCCCGCTGGGAGCAGGTCATCCCGCCCTTCTCGCTGTGGTGGGTGGCAATGGTGTTCGACTACGCGATGTGGCGTGATGACCTGCGCTTCGTGCGGGAAAGGATGCCCGGCGTGCGCAGTGTGATGGAAGCGCATCTCGCGCATCTCAGCCAGGAGGGACTGTTCCGCTGCCTCGACGGCTGGAACTACGCCGACTGGGTAGGCAGCTGGCGCAACGGCATCCCGCCGGCTACCGAAGGAATCTCCGGCGTGCACCACTGGCATCTGGTCTACACGCTCAACCTGTGGGCGCAACTGGAAAACATGGTCGGCGAGCCGGAACTGGCACAACGCGCCCTACGCCTGCGCGACCGGCTGGCAGAAGTGGCTGTCAACGCGTTCTGGAACGAGCAGCGGGGGCTGTTCGCGGATGACCTGTCGCACCAGCACTTCTCGGAGCACACACAATGCCTTGCCATCCTGAGCGGCTGCCTGCCGCCGGAGCGACAGGCGCGTCTCGCCCAGACGCTGACACAATCGAACAACCTGGCAAAGACCACCATCTACTTCTCGCATTACCTGTTCGAGACCCTGCGCGTGCTGAAACGCCCGGACCTGATTCTGCAACGCCTGGACGAGTGGTACCGGCTGACCCAAAACGGCCTCAAGACCACCATCGAATCGCCCGAACCCACACGCTCGGACTGCCATGCGTGGGGGGCGCATCCAGTCTTTCACTTCTACGCCAGCCTTCTGGGCATCCGCCCCGCCGCGCCCAGCTTCGCACAGGTAACGATTGAGCCGCAGCTGGGTCATCTGACCCGGGCGGAGGGCAGGCTGGTGCATCCGCGCGGCGAAATCTCCGTGCGTTGCCAGCGCGATGGCAAGACTCTGCAGGTGGAAGTGCTCCTGCCGGAAGGAGTCACTGGCACGCTGGTGGCTGGAGAGACCCGCACGCCTGTACCGGAGGGCTACAGTGGGCACGAGGTTCCGACAGGAGGCGGAGGCAGATGA
- a CDS encoding glycoside hydrolase family 27 protein: MLAPTPPMGWNSWNTFGADIHEELIRQVADTFVEAGLKEAGYTYVVIDDLWEADERDEKGRLVPDPKKFPGGMKALADYVHSKGLKFGIYSCAGTHTCAGKPASYGYEEIDAQTFAEWGVDFLKYDFCYKPAGVDGPSLYRRMGQALRATGRPIVFSLCEWGTNEPWKWGASVGGHMWRTTGDINDSWESIEQIGFSQNGLEAYAGPDHWNDPDMLVVGMYGKGNVARGGCTDSEYRVHFALWCLLAAPLMIGCDVRHMNTFTHQLLTHKGLIAINQDPLGRQGFRVGQEWEHFETWMKPLADGSIAVGLFNRHKDWRRVITAPWESLGLHDRRPCRVQNVITGEDYGVYTRFFGAPVDPHDVVVVKITPVKD, encoded by the coding sequence ATGCTTGCACCGACACCCCCAATGGGATGGAATAGCTGGAATACCTTTGGTGCAGATATCCACGAGGAGCTGATTCGGCAGGTCGCCGATACCTTCGTGGAAGCGGGCTTAAAGGAAGCGGGTTATACCTACGTGGTGATTGACGACCTCTGGGAAGCAGATGAGCGTGATGAAAAAGGACGCCTTGTCCCCGACCCCAAAAAGTTCCCCGGCGGCATGAAGGCGCTGGCGGACTACGTGCACAGTAAGGGACTGAAGTTCGGCATCTACTCGTGCGCTGGCACGCACACCTGCGCGGGCAAACCTGCCAGCTACGGCTATGAGGAGATCGATGCGCAGACCTTCGCCGAGTGGGGCGTGGACTTCTTGAAATACGACTTCTGCTACAAGCCCGCAGGCGTGGATGGGCCCTCGCTGTACCGGCGCATGGGACAGGCTTTGCGTGCCACCGGACGCCCTATCGTTTTCAGCCTGTGCGAGTGGGGCACTAACGAGCCGTGGAAGTGGGGCGCCAGCGTTGGCGGGCACATGTGGCGCACCACGGGCGACATTAACGACTCGTGGGAGAGTATCGAGCAAATCGGCTTTAGCCAGAACGGTCTGGAGGCGTACGCCGGTCCCGACCACTGGAACGACCCTGACATGCTGGTTGTCGGCATGTACGGCAAGGGCAACGTGGCGCGGGGCGGCTGTACCGATAGCGAGTACCGCGTACACTTTGCATTGTGGTGCCTGCTTGCCGCGCCGCTGATGATTGGGTGCGATGTGCGCCACATGAACACCTTCACCCACCAGCTGCTGACCCACAAGGGGTTGATTGCTATCAATCAGGACCCGCTCGGGCGGCAGGGCTTCCGCGTGGGACAGGAGTGGGAACACTTTGAGACGTGGATGAAACCGCTGGCGGACGGTTCCATCGCTGTGGGGCTGTTCAACCGCCACAAGGATTGGCGACGGGTGATTACCGCGCCCTGGGAGTCGCTGGGTCTTCATGACCGTCGCCCCTGCCGCGTGCAGAACGTCATCACCGGCGAGGACTATGGCGTGTACACCCGCTTCTTCGGCGCACCCGTGGACCCGCACGATGTGGTAGTGGTTAAAATCACACCGGTGAAGGATTGA
- a CDS encoding Gfo/Idh/MocA family oxidoreductase has product MRTLRFAIFGTGFWSRYQLAGWKELQGVECVALYNRTRSKAEALAAQFGVPAVYDDAERLLQNEQTDFFDIITDVNTHAQFVSLAAKYRKAVICQKPMAPGLPTARQMVETCKQAGVPFFIHENWRWQTPIREAKKVLDSGVIGMPFRARVTFSNSFPVFDNQPFLRELEQFILTDIGSHILDTARFLFGEAENLYCQIRRVNPTIRGEDVATVMMRMGEGTTVVCEMSYASRTEHERFPQTFLFVEGEKGSLELATDYWLRVTTAEGTLSRRVPPPRYSWADPAYDVVHSSIVPCNANLLHALQTGTLPETHAEDNLRTMELVFASYESAEKDATIHLEQYRLRT; this is encoded by the coding sequence ATGCGCACGTTGCGATTTGCCATTTTCGGCACCGGTTTCTGGTCACGATACCAGCTGGCGGGCTGGAAGGAGCTGCAGGGCGTGGAGTGCGTGGCGCTATACAACCGCACCCGTTCCAAAGCCGAAGCGCTGGCGGCTCAGTTCGGTGTGCCTGCCGTTTATGATGACGCCGAGCGACTGCTGCAGAACGAACAGACAGACTTCTTCGACATCATCACCGACGTCAACACCCACGCCCAGTTCGTTTCCCTCGCAGCGAAATACCGCAAGGCGGTCATCTGCCAGAAGCCAATGGCGCCCGGTTTGCCAACCGCGCGGCAGATGGTGGAAACGTGCAAACAGGCAGGGGTGCCCTTCTTCATCCACGAAAACTGGCGATGGCAGACGCCCATCCGCGAGGCGAAAAAGGTGCTGGACAGCGGCGTGATTGGCATGCCGTTTCGCGCCCGGGTGACGTTCAGCAACAGCTTCCCCGTCTTCGACAACCAGCCCTTCCTGCGCGAACTGGAACAGTTCATCCTCACCGACATCGGCAGCCACATTCTGGATACCGCACGCTTCCTCTTTGGCGAGGCGGAGAACCTGTACTGCCAGATTCGGCGAGTGAACCCCACCATTCGAGGCGAGGACGTGGCGACGGTGATGATGCGTATGGGGGAAGGCACCACCGTCGTCTGCGAGATGAGCTACGCCAGCCGCACCGAACACGAGCGGTTTCCCCAGACCTTCCTCTTTGTCGAGGGCGAGAAGGGTTCTCTGGAGCTCGCTACGGACTACTGGCTCCGGGTTACTACCGCCGAGGGCACCCTGTCGCGTCGCGTTCCCCCACCCCGTTATAGCTGGGCAGACCCTGCGTACGATGTGGTGCACTCCAGTATCGTACCCTGCAACGCCAATCTGCTGCACGCCTTGCAGACAGGTACCCTGCCCGAAACCCACGCCGAGGATAACCTGAGAACGATGGAGCTGGTGTTCGCCAGTTACGAATCGGCGGAGAAGGACGCAACGATTCATCTGGAGCAGTACCGATTGCGGACGTGA
- a CDS encoding response regulator, translating into MTRRFYKANYAIAALAAVATGFMCWQSLTHKRSRQMELLLTLQSRTHRFEYHSLQTMSALVLKDWKTCLRAKDEADAQAVLVEQLYAVLQHGGWVKAGTVEYVPPLRAAEAQRHLNDAHTQWLEVKRHMVRAIRADVETFSQNNFLHEASLLSEKLNRSLKQAVRAEAALAERENLHLAWASWVSVGLLVLVLLLFQNAVRLHRHSDSVRHAVERRLFISQQLSQQKPFETRLQETVQFLWQAHSKHIAFVELSVKCGDDSLAVCAGDPESRAKHMLEFPMQAQAQAVGTLRMLLVGAPSADFYEEMESISSMIGLTVLQETAQRQAQKLAQAKSEFLAKMSHEIRTPLNGVIAAADLLASTSINDEQRDLLNTITLSAKALLEIINDLLDFSKIEAGRMVLETLPFVPATLVEEVVSMMGPTAQSKGLTLRSESDWSLPQRIAGDPLRLRQILLNLVGNAIKFTASGEVVLRATRLENGDGETVWLCFEVQDTGVGIPPERQADIFDAFIQANGCITRQYGGTGLGLAICKRLVELMGGRIGVESQPDQGSRFWFEVPLLLLQESAPERMDAQQVGSAESSPTLHGVRVLLVEDNPVNQKVAIPLLQKLGCVVELAQDGRQALDKLENASYDIVLMDMQMPVMDGLTATRLLRQAEQQTGRHQIVIALIANAMQSDRDQCLAAGMDDYMSKPLTLDVLQSTLHRWTASDAKRAA; encoded by the coding sequence ATGACACGACGGTTCTACAAGGCAAATTACGCGATTGCTGCACTGGCGGCGGTGGCGACGGGGTTCATGTGTTGGCAATCGCTGACGCACAAACGGTCGCGTCAGATGGAACTGCTGCTCACACTGCAATCCCGCACGCACAGGTTTGAGTATCATTCGCTGCAGACCATGTCCGCGCTGGTGCTCAAGGACTGGAAAACTTGTCTGCGGGCGAAGGACGAGGCAGATGCCCAGGCAGTTCTGGTGGAGCAACTGTATGCGGTGCTGCAACACGGCGGTTGGGTCAAAGCAGGCACGGTAGAGTATGTGCCGCCGCTGCGCGCCGCCGAGGCACAACGGCATCTCAACGACGCCCACACGCAGTGGTTGGAGGTCAAGCGGCATATGGTGCGCGCGATCCGCGCTGATGTCGAAACCTTTAGCCAGAATAACTTCTTACACGAGGCGAGCCTGTTGAGCGAGAAACTCAACCGCTCCTTGAAGCAAGCTGTTCGTGCGGAAGCGGCGTTAGCTGAGCGTGAGAACTTGCACCTCGCATGGGCAAGCTGGGTCAGTGTGGGCTTGCTGGTGCTGGTACTACTCTTATTTCAGAACGCCGTGCGCTTGCATCGCCATTCCGATTCGGTGCGCCACGCAGTAGAACGACGCCTCTTCATCAGCCAGCAACTATCTCAGCAGAAACCGTTCGAGACACGCCTGCAAGAGACTGTACAGTTTCTTTGGCAGGCGCATAGCAAACATATTGCTTTTGTGGAGTTATCTGTCAAATGCGGCGACGACTCACTCGCCGTCTGTGCAGGCGACCCTGAATCGAGAGCAAAGCACATGTTAGAATTCCCGATGCAGGCGCAGGCGCAAGCTGTCGGCACGCTCCGGATGCTGTTGGTTGGTGCCCCGAGTGCCGACTTTTACGAGGAGATGGAATCTATCTCCTCCATGATTGGGCTGACGGTACTGCAAGAGACGGCGCAGCGTCAGGCACAGAAACTGGCGCAAGCGAAATCGGAGTTCCTCGCGAAGATGAGTCACGAGATTCGCACTCCGCTAAACGGCGTCATCGCAGCAGCAGACCTGCTGGCGTCGACGTCCATCAACGACGAGCAGCGCGATCTGCTCAACACTATCACACTCAGTGCTAAGGCTCTGCTGGAGATTATCAACGACCTTTTGGACTTCTCCAAGATCGAGGCGGGGCGGATGGTGCTGGAGACGCTGCCCTTTGTGCCTGCCACGCTGGTGGAGGAGGTGGTGTCTATGATGGGTCCCACGGCGCAGTCGAAAGGGCTAACGCTACGCTCCGAGTCGGATTGGTCACTTCCCCAAAGGATCGCTGGCGACCCACTGCGCCTGCGCCAAATCCTGCTGAACTTGGTCGGCAACGCCATCAAGTTCACCGCGAGCGGAGAGGTTGTCCTTCGGGCGACGCGCCTCGAAAACGGCGATGGAGAAACAGTTTGGCTCTGTTTCGAGGTTCAGGATACAGGGGTGGGCATCCCGCCTGAGAGGCAAGCGGATATTTTTGATGCCTTCATACAAGCCAATGGCTGCATTACGCGCCAATACGGGGGCACAGGTCTGGGGTTAGCCATCTGCAAGCGTCTGGTAGAACTGATGGGCGGTCGCATCGGGGTCGAGAGCCAACCTGATCAGGGAAGTCGTTTCTGGTTCGAAGTGCCGCTCCTCCTTTTGCAAGAGAGCGCACCCGAGCGAATGGATGCTCAGCAGGTAGGCTCTGCCGAAAGCAGCCCAACCTTACACGGTGTTCGAGTACTGCTCGTGGAAGACAACCCTGTGAACCAGAAGGTGGCGATTCCCCTGCTTCAGAAGCTGGGCTGCGTTGTAGAACTGGCGCAGGACGGTCGGCAGGCGTTGGACAAGTTGGAGAATGCATCCTACGACATTGTGCTGATGGATATGCAAATGCCTGTGATGGACGGTCTAACCGCCACGCGCCTGCTGCGCCAAGCGGAACAACAGACGGGCAGACATCAGATTGTGATTGCGCTCATAGCTAACGCGATGCAGTCCGATCGCGACCAGTGCCTCGCTGCAGGCATGGACGATTACATGAGCAAGCCGCTCACGTTGGACGTGCTCCAGTCAACACTACACCGTTGGACGGCAAGCGACGCCAAACGCGCGGCATGA
- a CDS encoding PhnD/SsuA/transferrin family substrate-binding protein, with the protein MKSMRACLTIGVAAALLLTGCHCQPPVGTAFVSLANEPTSNDPTQPTIRLAVTAAFISDAGVGVYEKLVRYLEQETGYSIKLVSGFSYRTVDAMLTTGDIDIACVCGLPYVLSRELPQPPTRLMAVPIPLEPRYKGRPIYYSDVIVRADSPYRCIEELKGRVWAYNDELSNSGYNLPRAFLIRKGLEKGHLGKIIRTGSHEESIRAVATGAADVSAVDSLVLDFERFRGSEYARKLRVIHSLGPAGIVPVVASRKMDPKRFEVVQRALLEMHTTPTGRAILREARLLRFETADDRLYDSIREALELARSTGCMGLQR; encoded by the coding sequence ATGAAAAGCATGCGGGCATGTCTGACAATCGGCGTAGCGGCGGCACTGCTACTGACAGGGTGCCACTGTCAGCCGCCAGTCGGCACCGCTTTCGTGTCGCTTGCCAACGAACCTACGTCTAACGACCCCACCCAGCCAACCATCCGGCTCGCTGTCACGGCAGCGTTTATCTCGGATGCAGGCGTCGGCGTGTACGAGAAACTGGTGCGCTATTTGGAGCAGGAAACAGGCTACTCTATCAAACTGGTGAGTGGCTTTTCTTACCGAACCGTAGATGCGATGCTCACGACGGGCGACATCGATATCGCGTGCGTATGCGGACTGCCGTATGTCCTGTCACGCGAGTTGCCTCAGCCCCCAACCCGCCTGATGGCAGTGCCTATCCCGTTGGAACCGCGCTACAAGGGCAGACCCATCTACTACTCGGATGTCATCGTGCGTGCGGATAGCCCCTATCGGTGCATAGAGGAGCTGAAGGGGCGCGTCTGGGCATACAACGACGAGCTTTCTAACTCGGGCTACAACCTGCCGCGCGCGTTCCTGATTCGGAAGGGGTTGGAAAAGGGTCACCTGGGCAAAATTATCCGCACCGGGTCGCATGAGGAGTCGATACGTGCTGTTGCGACAGGCGCGGCGGATGTGTCGGCGGTCGACTCGCTGGTGCTGGACTTCGAGCGTTTTCGCGGCAGCGAGTACGCCCGCAAGTTGCGTGTTATCCACTCGCTGGGCCCTGCGGGTATTGTGCCTGTCGTGGCGTCGCGGAAGATGGATCCGAAACGGTTCGAGGTCGTGCAACGCGCCCTGCTAGAGATGCACACGACGCCTACAGGCAGGGCTATTCTGCGAGAGGCGCGCCTGTTGCGGTTCGAGACTGCCGACGACCGGCTCTATGACAGCATCCGAGAAGCCTTAGAACTTGCGCGTAGCACCGGATGCATGGGACTGCAACGATGA
- a CDS encoding HypC/HybG/HupF family hydrogenase formation chaperone → MCLAIPGQILSIEGDDALTRTGKVSFGGIVKDVNLAYVPEAKVGDYVIVHVGFAISVVDEKEAQEVFEYLRQMEELGELQEQPT, encoded by the coding sequence ATGTGTCTGGCGATACCGGGGCAGATATTGAGTATCGAGGGCGATGACGCGCTCACCCGCACAGGCAAGGTGAGCTTTGGTGGCATCGTGAAGGACGTGAATCTCGCCTACGTGCCTGAGGCCAAGGTAGGCGATTACGTGATAGTGCATGTCGGCTTCGCCATCAGTGTGGTGGATGAGAAGGAAGCGCAGGAGGTATTCGAGTACCTGCGCCAGATGGAGGAGCTGGGCGAACTTCAGGAGCAACCCACATGA